The Streptomyces sp. HUAS CB01 genome has a segment encoding these proteins:
- the pflB gene encoding formate C-acetyltransferase, whose amino-acid sequence MTVTVQPSAATRPTDSAWRGLTGGPWQQCVDVRAFIQANYTPYEGDAAFLAGPTDRTLAVWQAVTALFPEERRRGVLDVDTATPSTITSHAPGYIDRERELIVGLQTDAPLKRAIMPNGGLRMVENGLRAYGFEPDPFVTAVFGTYRKTHNDAVFDAYTPEMLRARKAGIITGLPDAYGRGRIIGDYRRVALYGTARLTEAKRAERARLDEIPSTADVIRDREELAEQIRALGELERMAASYGCDVSRPAATAHEAVQWLYLGFLAAVKEQNGAAMSLGRTSTFLDVYLQRDLDEGRIDESRAQELIDDFVIKLRIVRFLRTPEYDALFSGDPTWVTESIGGVGEDGRPLVTRTSFRFLQTLYNLGPAPEPNLTVLWSPRLPGGFKRFCAQVSIDTSSLQYESDELLRPRTGDDTAIACCVSAMASGKQMQFFGARVNLAKALLYAVNGGRDELTGEQVAPTVAPLTGEYLDYDELTAAYDRMLDWLAATYVSALNVIHCMHDKYAYERIAMALHDHPVHRTMACGIAGLSVAADSLSAVKHARVHVIRDATGLAVDYQVQGDYPAYGNDDDRADGIAVDLVRSFMAKVRRHSTYRTAEHTQSVLTITSNVVYGKHTGNTPDGRRAGAPFAPGANPMHGRDTHGMAASALSVAKIPYDQARDGISLTSTITPEGLGHDPAERAGHLVGLLDAYTAAGGFHMNVNVLDRTTLEDAMEHPDNYPELTIRVSGYAVNFVRLTREQQLDVVNRTFHDAR is encoded by the coding sequence ATGACCGTGACCGTCCAGCCCTCCGCCGCCACCCGCCCCACCGACTCCGCATGGCGCGGTCTTACCGGTGGGCCGTGGCAGCAGTGCGTCGACGTGCGGGCCTTCATCCAGGCGAACTACACGCCGTACGAGGGTGACGCCGCGTTCCTGGCGGGTCCCACCGACCGCACCCTGGCCGTGTGGCAGGCCGTCACTGCCCTCTTCCCCGAGGAGCGCCGCAGGGGCGTGCTCGACGTCGACACCGCGACACCCTCCACCATCACCTCCCACGCCCCCGGCTACATCGACCGCGAACGCGAACTGATCGTGGGGCTGCAGACCGACGCACCGCTGAAGCGGGCGATCATGCCCAACGGCGGACTGCGCATGGTGGAGAACGGGCTGCGCGCGTACGGGTTCGAACCGGACCCGTTCGTCACCGCGGTCTTCGGTACGTACCGCAAGACCCACAACGACGCCGTCTTCGACGCCTACACCCCCGAGATGCTGCGCGCCCGCAAGGCCGGCATCATCACGGGCCTGCCCGACGCGTACGGGCGCGGCCGGATCATCGGCGACTACCGCCGCGTCGCGCTGTACGGAACCGCCCGGCTGACCGAGGCCAAGCGCGCCGAACGGGCCCGGCTGGACGAGATCCCGTCCACGGCCGACGTGATCCGCGACCGCGAGGAACTCGCCGAGCAGATCAGGGCACTGGGCGAGCTGGAACGCATGGCCGCGTCCTACGGCTGCGACGTGTCCCGGCCCGCCGCCACCGCGCACGAGGCCGTCCAGTGGCTGTACCTCGGCTTCCTCGCCGCAGTGAAGGAGCAGAACGGCGCGGCGATGTCCCTCGGCCGCACCTCCACCTTCCTGGACGTCTACCTCCAGCGCGACCTCGACGAGGGGCGCATCGACGAGAGCCGAGCCCAGGAGCTCATCGACGACTTCGTGATCAAACTGCGGATCGTGCGGTTCCTGCGCACGCCGGAGTACGACGCGCTGTTCTCCGGCGACCCGACCTGGGTCACCGAGTCCATCGGCGGCGTCGGGGAGGACGGCCGGCCGCTGGTGACCCGCACCTCCTTCCGCTTCCTGCAGACCCTCTACAACCTCGGCCCCGCCCCCGAGCCCAACCTGACCGTCCTGTGGTCCCCCCGGCTGCCCGGGGGCTTCAAGCGGTTCTGCGCCCAGGTGTCCATCGACACCAGCTCCCTCCAGTACGAGTCCGACGAGCTGCTTCGCCCCCGCACCGGCGACGACACGGCCATCGCCTGCTGCGTCTCCGCGATGGCCTCGGGCAAGCAGATGCAGTTCTTCGGCGCCCGCGTCAACCTCGCCAAGGCCCTGCTGTACGCGGTCAACGGCGGCCGCGACGAGCTGACCGGCGAACAGGTCGCCCCCACCGTGGCCCCGCTGACCGGCGAGTACCTGGACTATGACGAGTTGACGGCCGCCTACGACCGGATGCTGGACTGGCTCGCCGCGACGTACGTCAGCGCCCTGAACGTCATCCACTGCATGCACGACAAGTACGCCTACGAGCGCATCGCGATGGCACTGCACGACCACCCGGTCCACCGCACCATGGCCTGCGGCATCGCCGGCCTGTCGGTCGCCGCCGACAGTCTCTCGGCCGTCAAGCACGCCCGCGTGCACGTCATCCGGGACGCCACCGGCCTCGCCGTCGACTACCAGGTCCAGGGCGACTACCCGGCCTACGGCAACGACGACGACCGCGCCGACGGCATCGCCGTCGACCTGGTCCGCTCCTTCATGGCCAAGGTGCGTCGGCACTCCACCTACCGCACCGCCGAGCACACCCAGTCGGTGCTCACCATCACCTCGAACGTCGTGTACGGCAAGCACACGGGCAACACCCCCGACGGTCGCCGCGCAGGCGCCCCCTTCGCCCCGGGCGCCAACCCGATGCACGGCCGCGACACCCACGGCATGGCCGCCTCCGCCCTGTCCGTCGCCAAGATCCCCTACGACCAGGCACGCGACGGCATCTCGCTGACCTCCACCATCACACCCGAGGGCCTGGGCCACGACCCCGCCGAACGCGCCGGCCACCTCGTCGGTCTGCTCGACGCCTACACCGCCGCGGGCGGCTTCCACATGAACGTCAACGTCCTCGACCGCACCACCCTGGAAGACGCCATGGAGCACCCGGACAACTACCCGGAGCTGACCATCCGCGTCTCCGGATACGCCGTCAACTTCGTCCGTCTCACTCGCGAACAGCAGCTGGACGTCGTCAACCGCACGTTCCACGACGCCCGATGA
- the pflA gene encoding pyruvate formate-lyase-activating protein, translated as MTTGRIHSWDLSTGVDGPGTRFVLFLNGCPLRCLYCANPDTWHLRDGQQVTVDEVMTRIERYRRFTDLAGGGVTVTGGEPLLQSAFTAEVLHRCKELGLHTALDTSGALGPRANDALLADTDLVLLDIKSFDAAVYRRLTGGHLAPTLDFATRLDRLGVPAWIRYVLVPGRTDDPAAIDRLAGFLTKLDNIDRVDVLPFHKLGAPKYGTLGIPFPLRDNPVPDGALVDRVRDQFRAHGLRAQ; from the coding sequence ATGACCACCGGCCGCATTCACTCCTGGGACCTGTCCACCGGCGTGGACGGGCCCGGTACCCGGTTCGTCCTCTTCCTCAACGGCTGCCCGCTGCGCTGCCTGTACTGCGCAAACCCCGACACCTGGCACCTGCGCGACGGGCAGCAGGTCACCGTGGACGAGGTGATGACCCGCATCGAGCGGTACCGCCGGTTCACCGACCTGGCCGGCGGAGGAGTAACCGTCACCGGGGGCGAGCCCCTGCTCCAGTCTGCCTTCACCGCCGAAGTGCTGCACCGGTGCAAGGAACTCGGCCTGCACACCGCCCTCGACACCTCCGGCGCGCTCGGCCCCCGGGCCAACGACGCGCTGCTTGCCGACACCGATCTGGTCCTGCTCGACATCAAGTCCTTCGACGCCGCCGTCTACCGCCGCCTGACAGGCGGTCATCTGGCCCCGACACTCGACTTCGCCACCCGCTTGGACCGACTGGGCGTCCCCGCCTGGATCCGCTACGTCCTCGTCCCCGGCCGGACCGACGACCCCGCGGCCATCGACCGCCTGGCCGGCTTCCTGACGAAGTTGGACAACATCGACCGGGTCGACGTCCTCCCCTTCCACAAACTCGGCGCACCCAAGTACGGCACGCTCGGCATCCCCTTCCCGCTCCGGGACAACCCCGTACCGGACGGTGCCCTGGTCGACCGCGTGCGCGACCAGTTCCGCGCCCACGGCCTCCGAGCACAGTGA
- a CDS encoding universal stress protein yields the protein MRRGPDDARGGPSWATPGHAGITGTRPPARIRPRHRIPGRGDIAGLLLGSASSAVAAEAHCPVVVVRGGNAGPAGTRERITLGVGEADADSAAVRSLSPASRTHETTDHPLPAGGPARYDEGRASGLPSTRHSKLPRGTTRRSG from the coding sequence GTGCGCCGCGGACCCGATGACGCACGCGGCGGTCCGTCGTGGGCGACCCCGGGCCATGCGGGCATCACAGGGACCCGACCGCCGGCACGCATTCGCCCTCGTCACCGGATCCCGGGGCGGGGCGACATCGCCGGCCTCCTGCTCGGATCGGCGAGCTCGGCCGTGGCCGCCGAAGCCCACTGCCCGGTCGTCGTGGTGCGCGGGGGCAACGCCGGGCCGGCGGGCACGCGCGAACGGATCACGCTCGGCGTGGGAGAGGCCGACGCCGACTCCGCGGCGGTCCGGTCCCTGAGCCCTGCCTCCCGGACCCACGAGACCACCGACCATCCGCTGCCGGCCGGAGGCCCCGCCCGCTACGACGAGGGCAGGGCGTCCGGCCTGCCCTCGACGAGGCACTCGAAGCTGCCGCGCGGGACCACCCGGAGATCCGGGTGA
- a CDS encoding DoxX family membrane protein, whose product MAVHQHPNPKTGFHLPFMRRNQAASAPESAAPARIDTDTARAYVLSSVRVLMGFVFLWAFLDKTFGLGYATQSGKGWTDGGSPTEGFLGHVAVGPMESVFHSWAGAAWADWLFMLGLLGIGLALTAGVALRLTALAGTVMMALMWVAEWPPAQHLSDGSRSMSTNPFIDYHLVYAVVLIALAAASAGDALGLGRPWAKLPFVRDHRWLR is encoded by the coding sequence ATGGCCGTGCACCAGCACCCGAACCCGAAGACCGGATTCCACCTGCCGTTCATGCGCAGGAACCAGGCCGCCTCCGCCCCGGAGTCCGCAGCGCCTGCACGCATCGACACGGACACCGCACGGGCCTACGTCCTCTCCTCGGTCCGCGTGCTGATGGGATTCGTCTTCCTGTGGGCCTTCCTCGACAAGACCTTCGGACTGGGCTACGCCACCCAGTCCGGCAAGGGCTGGACCGACGGTGGCTCGCCCACCGAGGGGTTCCTCGGCCACGTCGCCGTCGGACCGATGGAATCCGTCTTCCACTCCTGGGCCGGCGCCGCCTGGGCGGACTGGCTGTTCATGCTCGGTCTGCTCGGCATCGGCCTCGCCCTGACCGCCGGGGTGGCGCTGCGCCTGACGGCCCTCGCGGGCACCGTGATGATGGCGCTGATGTGGGTGGCCGAGTGGCCACCCGCTCAGCACCTGTCGGACGGCTCACGGAGCATGTCGACGAACCCGTTCATCGACTACCACCTCGTCTACGCGGTGGTGCTCATCGCCCTCGCCGCCGCCTCCGCCGGCGACGCCCTGGGCCTGGGGCGGCCGTGGGCCAAGCTCCCCTTCGTCCGCGACCACAGATGGCTGCGCTGA
- a CDS encoding universal stress protein, with protein sequence MPGTIVVGLDGSTESRAAAEWAAREAELRDLPVKLVHVWQPVPVPMAQAPLLGAETHRHWTERVLREVAEDLRQRHPGVEVSTEQRNGTPARVLLDAAPDAELLVLGSRALSGVGGFLVGSVGQSVTARTEVPVVLVRAGEQAADEHLKDVVGIASAATGFRPVVLGLDTGSSYDQVISFAFEEARRRKATLTVVHSWDLPPSSAYSVAGGYDPRADISRAQAGALTEVLLPWREKYPDVRVDEMSRRGSPARHLVDASRGASLVVVGRRVRRAPFGIHIGSVAHAVLHHAAAPVAVVAHD encoded by the coding sequence GTGCCCGGAACGATTGTCGTGGGACTCGACGGCTCGACCGAGAGCCGTGCCGCCGCGGAATGGGCCGCCCGTGAGGCGGAGTTGCGCGACCTGCCGGTGAAACTGGTCCACGTGTGGCAGCCGGTGCCGGTGCCGATGGCGCAGGCGCCGCTCCTCGGGGCCGAGACCCACCGGCACTGGACCGAGCGCGTCCTCCGCGAGGTCGCCGAAGACCTGCGGCAGCGTCACCCCGGCGTCGAGGTGAGCACCGAACAGCGCAACGGAACCCCGGCCCGCGTCCTCCTGGACGCCGCACCGGACGCGGAGTTGCTGGTCCTCGGCTCCCGCGCGCTGAGTGGTGTCGGCGGCTTCCTCGTGGGTTCCGTCGGCCAGTCCGTGACCGCCCGCACCGAGGTGCCCGTGGTCCTGGTCCGGGCCGGTGAGCAGGCCGCCGACGAGCACCTCAAGGACGTCGTCGGCATCGCGTCCGCTGCCACCGGCTTCCGGCCCGTCGTCCTGGGGCTGGACACCGGCAGCTCCTACGACCAGGTGATCTCCTTCGCCTTCGAGGAGGCACGGCGCCGCAAGGCCACCCTCACCGTCGTCCACAGTTGGGACCTGCCGCCCTCCTCTGCGTACAGCGTGGCCGGCGGGTACGACCCCCGCGCGGACATATCCCGTGCACAGGCAGGTGCCCTCACCGAGGTGCTCCTGCCCTGGCGGGAAAAGTACCCGGACGTCAGGGTGGACGAGATGTCCCGTAGGGGTAGCCCCGCCAGACACCTTGTCGACGCCTCCCGTGGCGCCTCGCTCGTCGTCGTCGGCCGTCGCGTGCGTCGTGCACCGTTCGGCATCCACATCGGTTCCGTGGCGCACGCGGTACTGCACCATGCCGCCGCCCCCGTCGCCGTCGTCGCCCACGACTGA
- a CDS encoding glycosyl hydrolase — protein MRSRRNLSLLTTAALAATALGTLGSGVASAATIEVGKGSYSDVRPAGRQGPTNSGGQAVKPKVTPAMADLPVPTNDWWSSLAFQRFSSNPWSENMYGHPLTYKAVSGGLEVGYPTTHQIVGGGRQYEFPHKADLTLGLTGLNSPDAKADGWSDWTVSPYWNDGARSLRTTIGHGLPYVYAEGTGGAAQISAAAPPTVFADQGNVLGVTISGHDYALFAPRGSDWTVSGNEIRADLGSKEYFSLAVLPDKAALADFKKYAFSFVTGSKVDWEYREGDGEVTATYSLTTEPKEGAETGTFQALYRHQWMHSSDPLTAYRYVSSRGAMKVREGTSFTTTQKVNGVLPGLPSAAGVDKAKLKGYINDVLTQGDPFSGAIDTYWTGKALGKLAVLVPLADQVGDTVSRDKLLSLVKGRMEEWFTVGGPSEFSYDKDWRTLIGYPASYGSDQELNDHHFHYSYYVTAAAVVAQYDPRWAADSEWGGMVKELIKDAANPARNDTKYPFLRGFDVYAGHSWAAGHEAFAAGNNQESSSESINLSAGLIMWGSAMGDKALRDQGVYMMTTESESIAQYWFDADQQVYPEDFTHDVVGMVWSSGGAYATWWTANPEEIHGINFLPVTGGSLHLAREKAMLNRSVAEMERENGGPAVEWKDIFWQVQALYDPAKAMSHWNQWNGGYVPEAGETKAHTYHWVATMNSIGSPDMTVTANSPTAVAFDKSGTRTYAAHNYTSEACSVVFSDGGVLNVPAMSTASGAGDDTELGTLCGAPGDDKPSAPGTPVASDVTDDSVKLTWSAATDDKGVKDYDVYRGTTKVATVTGTTHTDTGLTSGTQYTYSVKARDTSNQVGPAGGTVTVTTTGDPPPRDEAPSAPGTPVAGDVTSSSVKLSWEAATDDRGVKDYDVYRGTTKVATVTGTTHTDTGLASGTQYTYSVRARDTADQVGPAGGTVTVTTSGPPPVTGDTFYLRSGGQLTTQAAAAGSSDTIPSAGGANRDGTPYNPLVYEVKNVNGTLKAGSGTAFTLKVDAGTHVGYAQQARVSYDLTGDGTFDRVETFRYFATDPITGWEDYSSARQGTHSASGTLGDLDGGTVRVEVWSALGNGPSTLQVGTGSVLTIPFD, from the coding sequence ATGAGATCTCGAAGAAACCTGTCGTTGCTGACAACAGCGGCTCTTGCCGCCACCGCCCTGGGTACGCTGGGCAGCGGCGTCGCCTCGGCCGCCACCATCGAGGTGGGGAAGGGCAGTTACAGCGACGTTCGCCCCGCCGGCCGCCAGGGGCCGACGAACAGCGGTGGCCAGGCGGTCAAGCCGAAGGTCACTCCCGCCATGGCGGACCTCCCCGTGCCGACGAACGACTGGTGGTCGTCGCTGGCCTTCCAGCGCTTCTCCAGCAATCCGTGGTCGGAGAACATGTACGGCCATCCCCTCACCTACAAGGCGGTCTCCGGTGGCCTGGAGGTCGGATACCCGACCACGCACCAGATCGTGGGCGGCGGCCGCCAGTACGAGTTTCCGCACAAGGCCGACCTGACCCTGGGGCTCACGGGTCTCAACTCGCCCGACGCGAAGGCGGACGGGTGGAGCGACTGGACCGTCAGCCCGTACTGGAACGACGGTGCGCGCAGTCTGCGGACGACCATCGGCCACGGCCTGCCGTACGTGTACGCGGAGGGCACCGGAGGGGCGGCGCAGATCAGCGCGGCGGCTCCGCCGACCGTCTTCGCCGACCAGGGCAACGTCCTCGGCGTCACCATCTCGGGTCATGACTACGCGCTGTTCGCCCCGAGGGGCAGCGACTGGACCGTCTCCGGCAACGAGATCCGGGCCGACCTGGGTTCGAAGGAGTACTTCTCCCTGGCGGTCCTCCCGGACAAGGCAGCGCTGGCCGACTTCAAGAAGTACGCCTTCAGCTTCGTGACCGGATCGAAGGTTGACTGGGAGTACAGAGAGGGCGACGGCGAGGTCACGGCGACCTACTCGCTGACCACCGAGCCGAAGGAGGGGGCTGAGACCGGCACCTTCCAGGCGCTCTACCGCCACCAGTGGATGCACAGCAGCGACCCGCTGACCGCCTACCGCTACGTCTCCTCGCGCGGTGCGATGAAGGTGCGCGAGGGAACGTCCTTCACGACCACCCAGAAGGTGAACGGCGTGCTGCCCGGCCTGCCGAGCGCGGCAGGCGTCGACAAGGCGAAGCTCAAGGGCTACATCAACGACGTGCTGACCCAGGGTGACCCCTTCAGCGGCGCGATCGACACCTACTGGACCGGCAAGGCCCTGGGCAAGCTCGCCGTGCTCGTCCCTCTCGCGGACCAGGTCGGAGACACCGTCAGCCGCGACAAGCTGCTGAGCTTGGTCAAGGGCCGGATGGAGGAGTGGTTCACGGTCGGCGGCCCTTCCGAGTTCTCCTACGACAAGGACTGGCGCACCCTCATCGGGTACCCCGCCTCGTACGGGAGCGATCAGGAGCTCAACGACCATCACTTCCACTACTCGTACTACGTGACGGCCGCGGCCGTCGTGGCGCAGTACGACCCCCGGTGGGCCGCCGACTCCGAGTGGGGCGGCATGGTCAAGGAGCTCATCAAGGACGCCGCCAACCCGGCGAGGAACGACACCAAGTACCCGTTCCTGCGCGGCTTCGACGTCTACGCCGGCCACAGCTGGGCCGCCGGCCACGAGGCGTTCGCCGCCGGCAACAACCAGGAGTCGTCCTCGGAGTCGATCAACCTCAGCGCCGGCTTGATCATGTGGGGGTCGGCCATGGGTGACAAGGCACTGCGTGACCAGGGCGTCTACATGATGACGACCGAGTCGGAGTCGATCGCGCAGTACTGGTTCGACGCCGACCAGCAGGTCTACCCCGAGGACTTCACCCACGACGTCGTGGGCATGGTCTGGAGCAGCGGCGGCGCCTACGCGACCTGGTGGACCGCCAACCCCGAGGAGATCCACGGCATCAACTTCCTGCCGGTGACCGGCGGTTCGCTCCACCTGGCCCGCGAGAAGGCCATGCTGAACCGCAGCGTGGCCGAGATGGAACGGGAGAACGGCGGCCCGGCCGTCGAGTGGAAGGACATCTTCTGGCAGGTCCAGGCCCTCTACGACCCGGCCAAGGCCATGAGCCACTGGAACCAGTGGAACGGCGGCTACGTCCCCGAGGCCGGCGAGACCAAGGCCCACACCTACCACTGGGTCGCCACGATGAACTCCATCGGATCGCCGGACATGACCGTCACGGCCAACTCCCCGACGGCCGTCGCCTTCGACAAGAGCGGCACCAGGACGTACGCCGCGCACAACTACACCAGCGAGGCGTGTTCGGTCGTCTTCTCCGACGGCGGCGTGCTGAACGTCCCGGCGATGTCGACCGCGTCCGGAGCGGGCGACGACACCGAACTCGGCACCCTGTGCGGCGCCCCCGGCGACGACAAGCCCAGCGCGCCCGGCACCCCGGTCGCCAGTGACGTCACCGACGACTCCGTCAAGCTGACCTGGAGCGCAGCGACCGACGACAAGGGCGTCAAGGACTACGACGTCTACCGCGGCACCACCAAGGTCGCCACGGTCACCGGCACCACCCACACCGACACCGGCCTGACCTCCGGCACCCAGTACACCTACAGCGTCAAGGCCCGCGACACCTCCAACCAGGTCGGCCCGGCCGGCGGCACCGTGACCGTCACCACCACCGGCGACCCGCCGCCGCGCGACGAGGCGCCCAGCGCGCCCGGCACCCCGGTCGCCGGTGACGTGACCAGCAGCTCGGTGAAGCTGAGCTGGGAAGCGGCGACCGACGACAGGGGCGTCAAGGACTACGACGTCTACCGCGGCACCACCAAGGTCGCCACGGTCACCGGCACCACCCACACCGACACGGGCCTGGCCTCCGGCACCCAGTACACCTACAGCGTCAGGGCCCGCGACACGGCCGACCAGGTCGGCCCGGCCGGCGGCACCGTGACCGTCACCACCTCCGGGCCCCCGCCGGTCACGGGCGACACCTTCTACCTCCGCTCCGGCGGGCAGCTGACCACCCAGGCGGCTGCGGCCGGGTCCTCGGACACCATCCCGTCCGCAGGCGGCGCCAACCGCGACGGGACCCCGTACAACCCGCTCGTCTACGAGGTGAAGAACGTCAACGGCACCCTGAAGGCGGGATCCGGCACGGCCTTCACCCTCAAGGTCGACGCCGGCACCCACGTCGGCTACGCCCAGCAGGCACGGGTCTCCTACGACCTGACCGGTGACGGCACCTTCGACCGTGTCGAGACGTTCCGCTACTTCGCCACCGATCCGATCACCGGCTGGGAGGACTACTCCTCCGCCCGGCAGGGGACGCACTCCGCGTCGGGCACCCTGGGCGACCTGGACGGCGGCACCGTCCGCGTCGAGGTCTGGAGCGCCCTGGGCAACGGTCCGTCCACCCTCCAGGTGGGCACGGGATCCGTCCTGACCATCCCGTTCGACTGA
- the msrA gene encoding peptide-methionine (S)-S-oxide reductase MsrA, protein MTARTEKAVLAGGCFWGMQDLIRRQPGVLATRVGYTGGDTPNATYRNHGDHAEAIEIVYDPDATSYRDLLEFFFQIHDPTTKDRQGNDLGRSYRSAIYYTDEEQRRVAVDTIADVEASGLWPGSVVTEVEPEGDFWEAEPEHQDYLERYPDGYTCHFPRPGWKLPRRAADAAS, encoded by the coding sequence ATGACTGCCCGAACCGAGAAGGCCGTTCTGGCGGGCGGCTGCTTCTGGGGGATGCAGGACCTCATCCGCAGGCAGCCCGGCGTGCTGGCGACCCGGGTCGGCTACACCGGCGGCGACACCCCCAACGCCACGTACCGGAACCACGGGGACCATGCCGAGGCGATCGAGATCGTCTACGACCCCGACGCGACGAGCTATCGGGATCTGCTGGAGTTCTTCTTCCAGATCCACGACCCGACCACCAAGGACCGCCAGGGCAACGACCTCGGGCGCAGCTACCGCTCCGCGATCTACTACACGGACGAGGAGCAGCGGCGCGTCGCCGTCGACACGATCGCCGACGTCGAGGCGAGCGGGCTGTGGCCGGGCTCGGTGGTGACCGAGGTGGAACCGGAGGGCGACTTCTGGGAGGCGGAGCCGGAGCACCAGGACTACCTGGAGCGCTACCCGGACGGCTACACCTGTCACTTCCCCCGCCCTGGCTGGAAGCTCCCTCGCCGCGCCGCCGACGCGGCGAGCTGA